The genome window TAATTGTTATAGAAGATATTATCGACACAGGAAATACATTAGAGGAACTGAAAAAATTGTTCAAAAGCCAGAATGTAAAACATTTTAAAATAGCAACACTTTTTTTCAAACCGGATGCTTTCAAAAAAGATCTGAAAATTGATTATATTGGAATCCGGATTCCAAATAAATTTATCGTAGGTTTTGGATTGGATTACGATGGATTGGGCAGAAATCTGCCAGAAGTGTATCAGTTAAAAGAATAACCAAAAAACTAAAAATAGTAAAAACCACATATAAAAAAGGAATGATTAATATAATTTTATTTGGAAAGCCGGGAGCAGGAAAAGGAACTCAGGCAGAATTTTTAAAAGAAAAATACAAATTAACACATATTTCAACCGGAGATGTTTTTCGTTACAATCTGAAAAATGATACACCGCTTGGTAAAGAAGCAAGAGTTTTTATGGATGCCGGGGATTTGGTTCCAGATGAATTAACAACAAAAATGCTTATTGATGAGGTGAACAAACACTTGGATTCCAACGGAATTTTATTCGACGGTTATCCAAGAACTATCGCACAGGCTGAAGCACTGGATGCTTTTTTACCGACAATTGGTTCAAACGTTGCTGCTACAGTAGCTTTGGAAGCTGATGACAATATTTTGGTTGCCAGATTACTGGAAAGAGGAAAAACAAGCGGAAGAGTTGATGATCAGGACGAAGAAAAAATCAGAAACCGTTATCAGGAATATAATGAAAAAACGGCTCCGCTGATAGGATATTACAAGGATCAAAATAAGTTTCATGCAGTAAACGGGATAGGAACTATTCAGGAAATTACTGAAAGACTAACAGCGGTTATCGATAATTTATAGGAGCATTCTCCAGCTGTACGTTACAAGTCACAGCTATAAAAAACTAATTTTTCTATGTCATAAAAGGAGAAGTAAGAAGGAACCATCCTGTTTCTCCCTCTCTTTTGGAGAGGGTCGGGGTGAGGATCTGCTCTTTGTATAACAGGAAAAA of Flavobacterium marginilacus contains these proteins:
- a CDS encoding adenylate kinase; translated protein: MINIILFGKPGAGKGTQAEFLKEKYKLTHISTGDVFRYNLKNDTPLGKEARVFMDAGDLVPDELTTKMLIDEVNKHLDSNGILFDGYPRTIAQAEALDAFLPTIGSNVAATVALEADDNILVARLLERGKTSGRVDDQDEEKIRNRYQEYNEKTAPLIGYYKDQNKFHAVNGIGTIQEITERLTAVIDNL